AGCCAAATGCAGTGGCGGTTCTTTCAGCAAGGCATGCCCCACTTTAAAGGCGACCCCCACTCCCGCCAACATATCAAACGGGTACGAACAGCCGGGCTTCTTGGGGTTAATCACAGCAAATGCCTCCGGGATGATTGCCGGAGGTTCGTGATGGTCGGTTACAATGACGTCAAGACCTAACTGGTTCGCGTACGCTACCTGCTCCACTGCACTAATCCCTGTATCGACAGTGATAATCAGCTTATAGCCGCTATGATGCAGATGCGCCAATGCGTCTTTATGTAACCCATACCCTTCTGTAAAACGGTTGGGAATGTAGTAGTCAAAAACAGCGCCGAGTTGGCGCAGTAGATGTACCATTAGCGATGTGGAGCTAACCCCATCGGCGTCGTAATCGCCGTATATGCAAATCGGTTCTTGCTTTTGAATGGCTTGTTGAATGCGATGCACGCTTTGTTCCATTCCATCCAGCAAGAAAGGGTCATGAAACAATTCTGGACCAGCTTGCAAAAAATCACGAGCCTTTTGTGATGTGTCAATGCCACGTATCACCAATAGCTTGGATACGAGCGGAGTAAGCTGGCAATCTGCGGCAATAGTAGCAGCAAGCTGCTCATCATAGGTGGCCAGTTTCCAGCGTGTTTTCGCTTTCAGCATGGGCTTTCCTCCAATCCTCATTCATTATAGTGGATGGAGCACAAGCCTGACAATAGTGAGGCTTTCTCCGGTAAAAAAAGGAGAAAACCGCGGGAATATCCCCACGGCTTTCGGATTAGCTTTCGTTTGGAGCTGTTGAAAAGCGCTTCTTGTTCATTTCTCTCTTTTTCAAAGAGACCCAGATTTGCGCAGCGATAAAGATCGAAGAGTAGGAACCACTGAGCAATCCGAAAATCAGTACGAGGGAGAAGTTGCGAATCCCTTCGCTTCCCAAGAACACAATCGCAACGGCTGTCGCCAAAACGGTTACCACGGTAAAGACAGAGCGGCGCATTGTCTGCCACAAGCTCACGTTTACCAGGTGTTCCAGGTCTTCAATTGTCTTGGTCTTCATCACGCGTTCATTTTCACGGATACGGTCAAAAATAACAATCGTATCGTTCAACGAATAACCAACAATCGTCAAGATCGCTGCGATAAAGGTCAAGTCAACCTCGAGTCGAAACACGGAAAACAACGCAATCGGGATAAATACGTCATGCAGGAGAGCAATCGCACACGCGACCCCGATCAAGAACTGGAAGCGGAACGCTACGTAGATGGCAATCCCAAGTGCAGCGAACAAAATTGCAAAACCCGCATTGCGTACCAATTCTTGTGCAATAATCGGATCAACTGTAGACTCTTGCTTGGTTACCTGATCACCATACTTGGCTATCAATGCCTGTTCAATCTCCGCCAGCTTTTCCGGTGGAATGGTTTCTTCAAAGCGTGTAAAAGCCTGTTTTTCCCCATATGCTGTCACATCAGAAAAAGATGTCTCTGGTAGCTTTTCCCGGACGATCGCATCAATATCAGTCGTCGAGAACTCTTTCCCGATATACATATCCAGACGTGTACCTGCTTTAAAATCAACCCCGAGATTCAACCCAAGAGTGAACATGGACAACAGGCCCAACGCAAGAATAATCCATGAAATCACAAAAAACTTCTTACGGTTTTTTACAATGTTGTACTTATCAGCGTACTCTAGTGCTCTATAACTCACCAATTTCACTCTCCTTTACCCCGAACCAAGACGGCTTCTTGAATAGGTTCGTACGGATCAACAAGCCGAGGAGGAAACGAGAGGCAAAAACGTTTGTAAAAATACTTACGATCGTTGTCAGCATCGAGATAATCGCAAAGCCCTGGATAGAGCTAGTCCCGAAGAAATACAATACCACAGCTGCGATCATAGCCGTAACCTGTGCATCCAAAATGGTGACCAAGGAACGTCGTTCACCTGCACGGAATGCAGATAGAATCGTCTTACCGGAACGAATCTCTTCCTGAATACGTTCGTAGGTAATAATATTCGCGTCCACGGCCATCCCGATTCCCAAAATGAAACCGGCAATCCCTGGCAGTGTAAGCGTCGCATCCATCCAATCAAGGAATAGCAAGGAGAGATAGATGAAAGCTACCAGTGTAATATTGGCGACCAGCCCTGGCAAACGATAAACCACCAACATGAATATAAGGATAAATGCTCCACCTATATATCCTGCATACAAGGTTTTCTCCAAGGACATCGCACCAAGTGTAGCGCCTACAGATGTTACCTGTTTCTCAATCAGTTTCGCCGGCATCGCACCGGAGTTAAGTAAGTCAGCCAATTCTTGAGCCGATTCTTGCGTATAGTCACCGGTAATTTGTGCACTACCACCGGAAATGACAGACTGAATCGTCGGACTGGTCTGCATGGTTTCATCTAGGAAGATTCCCATTGGCTTACCAAGATTTGCACGAGTCACGTCTTCTAGAAGTTTCGGTTCTTTAAATTTGACGGTAACCAACGGTCTTTTCAGTTCGTCGTAACCGACTGCTGCTCCACCCGGAGCCAAATCGCTACCTTTCATCATTACCTTGCCTTCTACGTCACGGAACGTAAGTACGGCTGGCTTGCCGATCAACTCGCGAAGCTTTTCCTGATCAGCATCATGGGAGGCAATCCTCACACGGATTCGGTCCGGCAGCTCGACGTTTACCTCTGGTTCAGTAACGCCACCGATATTCACCCGTTTTTCAACCATTTGCGCTGTTGCAGCCAATAATGTTGTATCGACCTTTTGTCCTTCATTCAAGGGCTCTACCTGGTACAAAATTTCAAAGCCGCCCTTCAAATCCAATCCTAGTGTGATATTGCTTGCTACTTGTCCAGTCGTGGTAAACAGACCGCCCAACAAGCCCACCACAACCAGGAACAATACAAGCCTGCTCCATTTAATCATGTAATACCCCTCTTTCCTAGCCGTGCCTCGTCGTCGACACGAAAACCAATATGCCCATTATAGCGAAGTAAGAAAAAACGTGTCAATTCATGCTGGAAAAGCGAACCATGGTAACCAACCCCTTATCTGCAATCCGCATTTTTACCTATACGATTTAGATAAGAAGAAGTTTCACTAAGAATTTTTGTACATTTGAATCATGAGGTAATTCATATACTTGTTTGGCTTCAATGACAAAATGTCGTTGACAAGCTGGTGTATCGGCGGCATTTCTTTGTAGCCGTTCGTGACACATTCCCAAACGTCCTCAGCTGCCACATTGTCGTACCCCAAAAGAGCAAATTCCTCTGCCTTGCTTACACAAAGACTTGCGACTTGCCCATACCATTCCTGTTTTTGCGCTTGGTCCATCCCAATTTCCCCCTCAAAGTAGTCATGCCGACAGCGGCACGTCCATATTCTTTACTGAGTGAATTTATCCTTGCAAAGGAGCCTTCCATGAAACAATCCTTCTTTTACGGAACGGTCATCCTCATTATTGCTGGTGGCATTACCAAAGTGTTTGGCTTTGCTCACAGGATCGTGTTGTCGCGCATTATCGGAGCGGAAGGAATGGGGCTTTATCAGATGGTTGTGCCCCTTTTATACTTTCTGATTACTGTGACGACATTCGGACTTCCGGTTGCCATTGCAAAGAAAGTGGCAGAGACGGAAGCGGCTAATAATCCGCGACTGACTCGCCGGTTTCTGTTAGTAGCCTTGTCGGTCACAGGCGGGATTAGCCTCGTCATCTGTGTCCTGCTCCTCTTGTTCTCCCAATGGATTGCAGGAATGCTATTCGCGGACCCTCGTGCACACATTGTACTGCTTGCGGCCATACCGGTCATCCCGATTTCCGGTATTTCTCTTGTCCTGCGAGGATACTTCCAAGGCAAGCAAAACATGATCCCTACTGCGGTCTCTCAGCTTGTGGAGCAAGTCGTCCGCATGGCACTGGTCGTTGTCATGACGATGTCATTTCTTTCGGCAGGCATTGAGTACGCCACAGCAGGTGCTGTCGCCAGCATTATTTTTGGAGAAGCCGCCGGACTCTTGTACATTCTCTGGCAGTATCGCAAAGGCAGCAAAAAAGCAGCAGCTCAGCTTCTGGATAAGCCCCTGCTCATGACGGTTTCAGCTAGCAAAAAGAGCTTGTCGCAACTCATCCACGTCGCACTCCCTGTAACGCTAAGTCGCATCATCGGCTCCATTGCTTACGTGCTAGAGCCTATGCTCGTACCGTACGCGCTCGTCATTGCTGGTTTTACCACCTCGACGGCTACTGGTTTGTACGGACAATTTGCCGGGATGGCCGTTCCTTTGTTGCTTTTTCCCACTTTTTTAACGTATTCCTTGTCCGTTTCCCTCGTTCCTGCCGTGGCGGAAGCGGCCTATCAAAAAAATGCTCCACTCGTGCATCGCCGCATTTATCAAGCCATGCGGATTACACTCGTCATCGGAGCACCTTGTACCGTCTTGCTCACCATTTTTGCAGAACCTTTATGTGTCCTGCTCTACGGCAATGAGTATCGGGAGGTTGGCGTGCTGCTAAAAGAGCTGGCACCGTTCTCCGTCTTCCTGTTTTTCCAAGCACCGCTTGCAGCCGCCTTGCAAGGCCTCGATTACGCCCAGGTCGTCTTTCGAAATACGTTGATCAGTGCCATCATCAAAACTGTCGCCATGTTTTTTTTCACGGCACATCCAGCATTCGGCATTCATGGCGCTGTCATTGCTCTTAATATCGGCATTACACTTGGAACATTATTGCATTTTGCTAGCCTGATCAAAAAAATTGGTTTTACGGTCGACCTTCGGGAATTCAGCAAAATCGCGATCGCCATGCTACTCATGGGTTATTCCGGTTCCTACATTGCCAAGCATTGGTTTATGGACGTATCGATTGGACAGCTATTGACTGCAAGCACCTTCATTAGCACCTTGCTGTACTTTGTCCTACTCGTCGCCATGCGCGTTTTGGGCAAGCAAGACGTGCGTCGCATTCCGTGGATTGGCGAACAACTCGCCGTGTTCTTCCCTCGCCGCTAGCGCTTATTGCAGCGGCTTGTCTTTTTTGTCCAAATACATGATGCCACGTTCGTCAATGCTGCAAAAAGAAACTTCTCGAATGTCTTTGATTCCGTATTTGCGGATTTCTCGTTTCAGCCAAAGCTGGTTTTGTCCGATCTTGTTCAGTGCCTCCGTTCTCACTTTGCCATCGAGAATCAGAGGGATGGGCAGACCTTTGTACGAGACAGGACCGACTTGTGGCTTCTTCATCAACGATAAATCTTCCCTCGTAACCTTTTCTTTTTGCTCCTTTAAAAACACACTCATCTGTCCGGTTGGCTCCAACAACGCAAATTCAACATCGGCAATGTTTTTTACGTCTTTTTGCCGTAGATGTACCATCAAATCATCCATGTTCAAGCGATTGCGACGCATCGCCTGCTCCCTGATTTGCCCATTTTCTATAATCAAATCGGCAGAGCCGTCCACTGTATCGCGGAATTTCTTGCTCTTTAATGACAGATAAGCGAAGGCGACTTCCAATAAGGCAATTAACAGCATCGGCAAATAAAATCGAAGAGCAGGCTTATCGACATCCTCAATCGCTAATGCAGCCATTTCTGCAAGCATGATCGAGATGACTACATCAAAAACGGACAGCTTTCCCAATTCCCGCTTTCCCATCAACCGTACTAAGATCAGGAGGAAAAAATACGAGAAAAGGGTGCGAAGTAACACCATTGTAAGATTATCCACTTACGCTGCCCCCCAAAGAACATTTGATACTAGTGTTCAACAGGGGGCAGGGAAAGTATTAGCACCAATTACAGCCACTTTCGCTTGCGGAAAATGTGAAGCATAGTAAACGTCATGGCTAGCATAATCACGAGTGCCACGATCAGCATATACGGTTCGGCTTCTTCACCCAGCCATGCAAAAGTATTCATCCCGAATAGTCCGGTGATAAATGTCAACGGAAGGATGATCGTAGAGATGATCGTAAGAACCCGCATCGTCTCCGTTGTTTTGGCGCTAATGATGGTGTAGTACGTATCCAACGCACCGTTAACCAGATCACGGAAGGTTTCCGTTGAATCCGAAATCCGCTCCAAGTGGTCTGTTAGGTCGGTGTAGAACGGAACGTTTTCCTCGGAAATATCGAAGGAGTAACGGCCGTTGACGTTCGCGAAAATTCTTTTTTGTGGCATGATCACACGCCTGATTAAAATAATCGTTCGCTTCAACGCCAGGAACTCTTCGGTAATTTCCTCCATCTGATGTTCATAAATCTCGTCCTCCAACTCGTCAATCCGCACACTAATCCGATCAATAATGGGAAAATATTCATCGGTAATCCCGTCTACAATGGCATACAGCAAATAGTCAGGACCTCTGTTCAAGTAAGAAATGTTGCGGTGACACATGGCAGCGATCCGACCGATGGTATTCATCGGAGACTTGTGGATCGTCACGATGTAGTTAGGACCGAGAAAAACGTTCAGTTCTACCGTTGTGATCTCGTCATCGCTTTCTTCATTGTAACGCAGGGCGTGAAAAACGAAGAAATAGTAGTCATCGTACTTGTCTACCTTGGCACGTGGACTGACGTGCAGGCAGTCCTCAATTGCCAGCGGGTGAAAGTCGAAAATCTTGGCAATATAGGGCAGTTCATTGTTTCCCACATCATACAGATCGATCCAGAGTAGATCCTCTGGTGATTTCAGCCATTGATCCTTCGTTGCCAGATCAACATCGTGAAACATCTTCTGTTCAGAGTGGTTATAAAAGTACGTTTTGATCAATCTTCCTCACCCCCGTCTCGTTCCCCATCCATCATACGAAAATTCCTATCAATGTTCAACGCGAAGATGAATACGTGAGCCAAGCCTCTCATATAGATGTACAAACACTTCCAATAAGGGGGTACATACCGTGCGAAGTGCATCTACCTCAGTACTGACAGGTCTATTGTATACGACATGTCTCGTTTTAATTGGAGCTTTGCTCGCGACCTTGCTCCTTAGCTTCACCTCGATACGGGAAGGCACACTGCCCTATTTTACGTACGTGATCAATGCCATCGCCCTCTTGATCGGGGGATTCGTTACTGGACGTCGGTGCGGCGGCAGGGGCTGGTACTACGGCGGACTTACCGGACTCACTTACTTCCTTTTCATCCTCTTAATCGGCTTCCTCGGCTTTAACGCCCCGATGCAATGGGGGGCCTTCCTGTTCTTGTTCGGCGCTTTTGGAGTGGCTGCCTTAGGTGGGATTCTCGGCGTGAATTCGGCCAATTCCAACAACAAGCATAAAGGCGGTAAACCTAAAGTTATCAAGCCTCGCCGCTAAAGCAAGACAGAAAAAAAGCAGGTGGATGACCCACCTGCTTTTCGCATGTATTATTTGGATTCTTCTTTTGTTTCTTCGCTCTTCGCTGGTTCACTCTTTGCTGGTTCGTTGCTGGAAGAAACCACGCTGTTGATCGCACCACGATCGAACGTAACGTTTACGTTGTGAGCAATACGCAAAGTGATAGTATCATCAGACAGGTCTTGGATCGTTCCATGCACTCCACCGATTGTTACGATCTTGTCGCCTTTTTTAATAGCTGCAAGCATAGCGTTGCGTTGTTTTGCCTTCTTTTGTTGCGGACGAATCAGCAAGAAGTAAAAAATCGCAAACATGATGATAATCGGTAAAAACTGAGTTAAGCCATCCATGAAAAAAATCCCCCTCGATTAAAAAGATCTATCTTCACCCAAACCATATTGAGCGAAAAACTGGTCGCGGAAATCTTGCAAGCGGTCTTCGGCAATCGCCTGACGCACCTGTTCCATTAACTTCACCAAGAAGTGCAGGTTATGGTAGGTAGTTAATCGGATACCAAAAGTTTCCTCCGACTTGACCAGATGTCGGATGTAAGCACGTGTGTAATTTTTGCAGGTGTAGCAATCGCAATTTGGATCAAGCGGGGTAAAGTCGCGCGCGTATTTTGCATTGCGGATGACCAGTCTTCCCTGGCTTGTCATGCATGTCCCATTGCGGGCAATTCTTGTCGGCAACACACAATCAAACATGTCGATGCCGCGGATCGCTCCCTCGATAAGAGCATCAGGTGAACCAACCCCCATCAAATAGCGGGCTTTGCTTGTCGGAAGCAATGGAACGGTATGCTCCAGCACTTCATACATCAAAGGAAACGGTTCTCCCACGCTCAAACCACCGATCGCGTATCCTGGGAAATCCATGGAAACGAGATCGCGTGCACTTTGTGCGCGCAAATCGTTGAACATGCCACCCTGAACGATTCCAAACAACGCTTGTTCGTTTGGACGAGTATGCGCCTTCAGGCAACGCTCTGCCCAGCGGGTTGTTCGCTCCATTGATTTTTTTACGTAATCGTACTCCGCAGGATAAGGAGCACATTCATCGAATGCCATGAAAATATCGGCACCCAACGCGTTTTGAATCTGTGTAGCCTCTTCAGGACCAATAAACAGCTTTTCGCCGTTTAGGTGGGAACGGAAGGATACTCCTTCCTCCGTGATCTTGCGGAGGTTACTAAGGCTAAATACTTGAAAACCGCCGGAATCAGTCAGAATCGCACGGTCCCAATTCATAAAGCCGTGCAGTCCACCTGCCTCACGAACAATTTCATGCCCTGGACGTAGAAACAAATGGTACGTATTACTGAGGATGATGCCCGCGCCTAACGCTTTTAACTCCTCCGGGCTCATCGTCTTTACTGTCGCTTGTGTACCGACAGGCATAAAGACAGGGGTGTCAATCGTCCCATGAGGGGTATGTAACTTACCGAGACGTGCACCAGTTTGTTTGCATGTTTTGATTAACTCGTAGCGTACAGCCAAATCTTTGCACTCCTCAAGCTATGTATGTAAGTCTTACCTATTATAGAAAAACTTCTGGATGAAGTAAACCCACCTGACTAATAAGTATACACTTATACAGGTGGGTTGTTCACATTTTTATAAAATGAACATCGCATCGCCAAAACTGAAGAAGCGATACTCCTCTTCCACAGCCGTTTTGTAGGCACGCATCACATTCTCTTTTCCAGCCAGAGCACTCACGAGCATGACGAGCGTAGACTTCGGCAAGTGGAAGTTTGTCAGGAGCCCGTCTAGGATAGAAAACGTGTAGCCCGGATAAATGAAAATATCCGTCCAACCAGAGGTTGCGACCAGCTTTCCTCCATTCGCGCGCCCTACTGTCTCCAATGTGCGGCATGATGTCGTCCCGACAGCGATTACTCTTCTACCTTCTGCTTTTGCCCGGTTCACCAGCTCTACTGTTTCCTCGGGAATCTCATAGTACTCCGCGTGCATGACATGCTCTTCCACGGAATCCGCTGAAACAGGGCGAAAAGTCCCCAGTCCCACATGCAGAGTTACGTAAG
This genomic stretch from Brevibacillus sp. DP1.3A harbors:
- a CDS encoding post-transcriptional regulator, encoding MDQAQKQEWYGQVASLCVSKAEEFALLGYDNVAAEDVWECVTNGYKEMPPIHQLVNDILSLKPNKYMNYLMIQMYKNS
- the yajC gene encoding preprotein translocase subunit YajC, coding for MDGLTQFLPIIIMFAIFYFLLIRPQQKKAKQRNAMLAAIKKGDKIVTIGGVHGTIQDLSDDTITLRIAHNVNVTFDRGAINSVVSSSNEPAKSEPAKSEETKEESK
- the secF gene encoding protein translocase subunit SecF; protein product: MSYRALEYADKYNIVKNRKKFFVISWIILALGLLSMFTLGLNLGVDFKAGTRLDMYIGKEFSTTDIDAIVREKLPETSFSDVTAYGEKQAFTRFEETIPPEKLAEIEQALIAKYGDQVTKQESTVDPIIAQELVRNAGFAILFAALGIAIYVAFRFQFLIGVACAIALLHDVFIPIALFSVFRLEVDLTFIAAILTIVGYSLNDTIVIFDRIRENERVMKTKTIEDLEHLVNVSLWQTMRRSVFTVVTVLATAVAIVFLGSEGIRNFSLVLIFGLLSGSYSSIFIAAQIWVSLKKREMNKKRFSTAPNES
- the spoVB gene encoding stage V sporulation protein B, encoding MKQSFFYGTVILIIAGGITKVFGFAHRIVLSRIIGAEGMGLYQMVVPLLYFLITVTTFGLPVAIAKKVAETEAANNPRLTRRFLLVALSVTGGISLVICVLLLLFSQWIAGMLFADPRAHIVLLAAIPVIPISGISLVLRGYFQGKQNMIPTAVSQLVEQVVRMALVVVMTMSFLSAGIEYATAGAVASIIFGEAAGLLYILWQYRKGSKKAAAQLLDKPLLMTVSASKKSLSQLIHVALPVTLSRIIGSIAYVLEPMLVPYALVIAGFTTSTATGLYGQFAGMAVPLLLFPTFLTYSLSVSLVPAVAEAAYQKNAPLVHRRIYQAMRITLVIGAPCTVLLTIFAEPLCVLLYGNEYREVGVLLKELAPFSVFLFFQAPLAAALQGLDYAQVVFRNTLISAIIKTVAMFFFTAHPAFGIHGAVIALNIGITLGTLLHFASLIKKIGFTVDLREFSKIAIAMLLMGYSGSYIAKHWFMDVSIGQLLTASTFISTLLYFVLLVAMRVLGKQDVRRIPWIGEQLAVFFPRR
- the corA gene encoding magnesium/cobalt transporter CorA, which translates into the protein MIKTYFYNHSEQKMFHDVDLATKDQWLKSPEDLLWIDLYDVGNNELPYIAKIFDFHPLAIEDCLHVSPRAKVDKYDDYYFFVFHALRYNEESDDEITTVELNVFLGPNYIVTIHKSPMNTIGRIAAMCHRNISYLNRGPDYLLYAIVDGITDEYFPIIDRISVRIDELEDEIYEHQMEEITEEFLALKRTIILIRRVIMPQKRIFANVNGRYSFDISEENVPFYTDLTDHLERISDSTETFRDLVNGALDTYYTIISAKTTETMRVLTIISTIILPLTFITGLFGMNTFAWLGEEAEPYMLIVALVIMLAMTFTMLHIFRKRKWL
- the tgt gene encoding tRNA guanosine(34) transglycosylase Tgt — translated: MAVRYELIKTCKQTGARLGKLHTPHGTIDTPVFMPVGTQATVKTMSPEELKALGAGIILSNTYHLFLRPGHEIVREAGGLHGFMNWDRAILTDSGGFQVFSLSNLRKITEEGVSFRSHLNGEKLFIGPEEATQIQNALGADIFMAFDECAPYPAEYDYVKKSMERTTRWAERCLKAHTRPNEQALFGIVQGGMFNDLRAQSARDLVSMDFPGYAIGGLSVGEPFPLMYEVLEHTVPLLPTSKARYLMGVGSPDALIEGAIRGIDMFDCVLPTRIARNGTCMTSQGRLVIRNAKYARDFTPLDPNCDCYTCKNYTRAYIRHLVKSEETFGIRLTTYHNLHFLVKLMEQVRQAIAEDRLQDFRDQFFAQYGLGEDRSF
- a CDS encoding DUF421 domain-containing protein, with the translated sequence MDNLTMVLLRTLFSYFFLLILVRLMGKRELGKLSVFDVVISIMLAEMAALAIEDVDKPALRFYLPMLLIALLEVAFAYLSLKSKKFRDTVDGSADLIIENGQIREQAMRRNRLNMDDLMVHLRQKDVKNIADVEFALLEPTGQMSVFLKEQKEKVTREDLSLMKKPQVGPVSYKGLPIPLILDGKVRTEALNKIGQNQLWLKREIRKYGIKDIREVSFCSIDERGIMYLDKKDKPLQ
- the secD gene encoding protein translocase subunit SecD, whose protein sequence is MIKWSRLVLFLVVVGLLGGLFTTTGQVASNITLGLDLKGGFEILYQVEPLNEGQKVDTTLLAATAQMVEKRVNIGGVTEPEVNVELPDRIRVRIASHDADQEKLRELIGKPAVLTFRDVEGKVMMKGSDLAPGGAAVGYDELKRPLVTVKFKEPKLLEDVTRANLGKPMGIFLDETMQTSPTIQSVISGGSAQITGDYTQESAQELADLLNSGAMPAKLIEKQVTSVGATLGAMSLEKTLYAGYIGGAFILIFMLVVYRLPGLVANITLVAFIYLSLLFLDWMDATLTLPGIAGFILGIGMAVDANIITYERIQEEIRSGKTILSAFRAGERRSLVTILDAQVTAMIAAVVLYFFGTSSIQGFAIISMLTTIVSIFTNVFASRFLLGLLIRTNLFKKPSWFGVKESEIGEL
- a CDS encoding TIGR04086 family membrane protein: MRSASTSVLTGLLYTTCLVLIGALLATLLLSFTSIREGTLPYFTYVINAIALLIGGFVTGRRCGGRGWYYGGLTGLTYFLFILLIGFLGFNAPMQWGAFLFLFGAFGVAALGGILGVNSANSNNKHKGGKPKVIKPRR